The Nothobranchius furzeri strain GRZ-AD chromosome 8, NfurGRZ-RIMD1, whole genome shotgun sequence genome includes a region encoding these proteins:
- the cts12 gene encoding digestive cysteine proteinase 2, whose amino-acid sequence METKRIHTCTALQASFALRAAVLSILLCVPQLVLSESDEVVLTEWEMWKSSHGISYDELDDMQRRAIWEDNKQKIEDHNQGFLLGRRSFTMAMNKYGDLTRQEYQVLQGAVINPQFAKRGKEVSARRLRYNAKKRDAGFVDYRNMGYVTEIKDQGYCGSCWAFSTTGAIEGQIFKKTGHLVSLSEQNLVDCSKPYGTHGCNGAWMANAYDYVLSNGLQATDTYPYTSVDTQPCFYDSRLAIAHIRDYRFIPKGDEQALADAVATVGPITVAIDADQSSFLFYSSGIYDEPNCSPDHLSHAVLLVGYGSEEGQDYWIIKNSWGTSWGEGGYMRMIRNGRNTCGIASYALYPVV is encoded by the exons ATGGAGACAAAACGGATTCACACCTGCACCG CTCTGCAGGCCAGCTTTGCGCTGAGGGCCGCCGTGCTCTCCATCCTGCTGTGCGTCCCGCAGCTTGTCCTGTCAGAGTCAGATGAGGTGGTCCTGACCGAGTGGGAGATGTGGAAAAGCAGCCATGGAATAAGCTACGATGAATTA GACGACATGCAGAGGAGAGCCATCTGGGAGGACAACAAGCAGAAGATTGAAGACCACAATCAAGGGTTTCTCCTGGGGAGAAGATCTTTTACTATGGCCATGAATAAATATGGAGACCTT ACGAGGCAGGAGTACCAAGTCCTGCAGGGCGCTGTGATCAACCCCCAGTTTGCTAAAAGAGGAAAGGAAGTCTCAGCTCGAAGGCTACGTTATAATGCAAAGAAACGAGATGCTGGGTTTGTTGACTACAGGAACATGGGTTATGTCACTGAGATAAAAGATCAG GGCTACTGCGGCTCCTGCTGGGCTTTCAGCACCACAGGAGCAATAGAGGGACAGATATTCAAGAAGACAGGCCATCTTGTCTCTTTGAGTGAGCAAAACCTGGTGGACTGCTCCAAACCGTATGGTACCCATGGGTGCAATGGTGCCTGGATGGCCAACGCCTACGACTACGTTCTGAGCAACGGGCTGCAGGCGACAGACACCTACCCATACACCTCTGTG GACACACAGCCTTGTTTCTATGACAGCCGGCTGGCCATCGCTCACATCAGAGACTACAGGTTCATTCCCAAAGGAGACGAGCAGGCTCTGGCTGATGCTGTGGCAACCGTAGGTCCAATCACCGTGGCCATCGATGCTGATCAGTCAAGCTTCCTGTTCTACAGCTCAG GAATTTACGATGAGCCCAACTGCAGCCCAGACCATCTGAGTCACGCGGTGCTGCTGGTTGGCTACGGCTCAGAGGAAGGCCAGGACTACTGGATCATCAAAAACAG TTGGGGAACCAGCTGGGGTGAGGGCGGCTACATGCGGATGATTCGGAATGGCAGGAACACCTGTGGGATTGCCAGCTATGCCCTGTACCCAGTTGTGTAG